One genomic region from Sphingobacterium multivorum encodes:
- a CDS encoding heavy metal translocating P-type ATPase produces the protein MQHRYTLSGMSCDGCKTTIEHALNELPGVHAEVTLNPPSITITSQKHIPLQQLQEIISKLGPYQIGEAHQHTSEVPSDQSMEVPPIHSEQQHNHSAQSNATMHQSQTLATPDKAHGNPSADKYYCPMHCEGDKLYDSPGSCPVCGMHLVKHDSVSHSDQEHQHNPPIQSSTAVPTPHSRVHNDHNTTHQPKTASPADKAHSNPSADKYYCPMHCEGDKLYGEPGNCPVCGMNLEKVPMLKTDLQYTCPMHPEIVQDHPGNCPICGMDLVPIANGNNADDDHTYRNLRMKLWVSILFTVPIFILSMGEMLPGNPIGKIIPPSWSGWIQLVLSLPVVFYTCWSFFQRGWVSFKTWRLNMFSLIALGAGAAFVYSLVGLFFPQIFPDELKNHHGYIALYFESVTVILTLVLLGQVMEAKAHSKTNSAIKELIKLSPSEATRVENGIDKKIGIDQIQLGDILKVKPGDKIPVDGQITDGNSSIDESMLTGEPIPVEKQEGDHVSSGTINGDRSFLMKAERIGSDTLLAQIIQLVNDASRSKAPIQRLTDKVSEVFVPIVIIIAILTFLTWWLWVPSASLAFGFANALAVLIVACPCALGLATPMSVMVGVGKGAKHGILIKDASALEKMNQVDMVLTDKTGTITEGKPTVDDIQPNSSSSKDEILSLAAALNTNSTHPLGHAIIERAKKENSKTENKVSDFENVAGQGIKGNINGNSIALGNQLLMESIGIAVPHDMKQMAETAQSNGKTVSFLAKDQTLLGYFSISDQIKASSKQAIQYLQKHQVDVVMLTGDNVHTAKAVADQVGIKHFKANALPKDKLQEIHTLQQQGHVVAMAGDGINDAPALAQADIGIAMGTGTDVAIQSASLTLLKGDLTGIAKAKVLSHKLLRNIKENLGFAFVYNILGIPLAAGLLYPSFGILLSPMIAAAAMSFSSVSVILNSLRLNRAKIDID, from the coding sequence ATGCAACACCGCTATACACTTTCAGGAATGTCCTGTGATGGATGTAAAACAACAATCGAACATGCATTGAACGAGTTACCTGGGGTTCATGCCGAGGTGACTTTAAACCCGCCAAGCATCACAATAACATCCCAGAAACACATTCCGTTACAGCAATTACAGGAAATAATATCCAAATTGGGGCCATATCAAATCGGCGAAGCACATCAGCATACTTCCGAGGTTCCCTCCGATCAATCCATGGAAGTTCCGCCTATCCATAGCGAACAGCAACACAACCATTCCGCTCAGTCAAATGCGACAATGCATCAGTCACAAACATTAGCTACGCCCGACAAAGCACATGGTAATCCGTCTGCGGATAAATACTATTGTCCGATGCATTGTGAAGGCGATAAGCTTTATGATTCACCAGGAAGCTGCCCCGTATGTGGCATGCATTTGGTAAAACACGATTCAGTCTCGCACAGCGATCAGGAACATCAACATAATCCGCCTATTCAATCAAGTACAGCAGTTCCTACACCCCATAGTCGCGTCCACAACGATCATAATACTACACATCAGCCTAAGACAGCATCCCCAGCCGACAAAGCACATAGTAATCCGTCTGCGGATAAATACTATTGCCCAATGCATTGTGAAGGCGACAAGCTTTACGGCGAACCCGGAAACTGCCCCGTATGCGGCATGAACCTGGAAAAGGTCCCCATGTTAAAGACAGACCTTCAATATACTTGCCCAATGCATCCTGAGATTGTACAAGACCATCCCGGAAATTGCCCCATATGTGGTATGGACCTTGTGCCTATAGCCAATGGTAATAATGCGGACGACGATCATACCTATCGTAATCTTCGTATGAAATTATGGGTCTCTATCCTATTTACTGTCCCCATATTTATACTTTCCATGGGTGAAATGCTTCCGGGCAACCCGATCGGTAAAATCATTCCGCCCAGCTGGTCGGGATGGATACAACTGGTTTTATCTTTACCGGTTGTTTTTTACACCTGTTGGTCTTTTTTTCAACGTGGCTGGGTATCTTTCAAAACCTGGCGCCTTAATATGTTTAGCCTGATTGCACTTGGTGCTGGAGCTGCGTTTGTCTATAGTTTGGTAGGTCTATTTTTTCCGCAGATCTTTCCTGACGAATTAAAAAATCACCATGGCTACATTGCGCTTTACTTCGAGTCCGTTACCGTCATTCTAACGCTGGTATTGTTAGGCCAGGTGATGGAGGCTAAAGCACATTCCAAAACCAATTCAGCGATCAAAGAACTGATCAAGCTGAGTCCTTCCGAAGCTACGCGCGTGGAAAATGGAATCGATAAAAAAATAGGCATAGATCAAATTCAACTTGGTGATATACTCAAAGTAAAACCCGGTGATAAAATTCCAGTCGACGGACAAATTACGGATGGCAACAGCAGCATCGATGAATCCATGCTGACGGGTGAACCTATTCCAGTAGAAAAGCAGGAAGGCGATCATGTCAGTTCAGGAACCATCAATGGCGACCGCAGTTTCCTCATGAAAGCAGAGCGTATTGGTTCGGACACACTCTTGGCTCAGATTATTCAACTTGTTAATGATGCCAGCAGAAGCAAGGCACCCATTCAACGGTTAACAGATAAAGTATCCGAGGTATTTGTTCCGATTGTCATTATCATTGCAATTTTGACATTTCTTACCTGGTGGCTCTGGGTTCCTTCTGCTTCCTTAGCGTTCGGCTTTGCCAATGCACTTGCCGTACTAATTGTTGCCTGCCCCTGTGCCTTGGGGCTCGCTACACCGATGTCCGTCATGGTTGGTGTCGGCAAAGGAGCCAAACATGGCATCCTGATCAAAGATGCAAGTGCGCTGGAAAAAATGAACCAGGTCGATATGGTACTAACAGACAAAACAGGTACCATCACCGAAGGAAAACCCACCGTCGATGATATTCAACCAAACTCCTCCAGTAGCAAAGACGAAATATTGTCTTTGGCTGCCGCTTTAAATACCAATAGCACACATCCTTTAGGTCATGCTATTATTGAAAGAGCAAAAAAAGAAAACAGTAAAACAGAAAATAAAGTTTCCGATTTCGAAAACGTAGCGGGACAAGGAATCAAAGGAAACATAAACGGAAACAGTATAGCACTTGGCAATCAATTATTGATGGAGTCTATCGGTATAGCAGTTCCACACGATATGAAGCAGATGGCTGAAACCGCTCAGTCCAATGGAAAAACGGTGTCTTTCCTCGCAAAAGATCAAACCTTATTGGGCTATTTTAGTATTTCAGATCAAATCAAGGCTTCATCGAAGCAGGCAATTCAATACCTCCAAAAACATCAAGTCGATGTAGTCATGCTGACTGGAGATAATGTCCATACGGCAAAGGCTGTGGCGGATCAAGTCGGCATCAAGCATTTCAAAGCCAATGCCTTGCCCAAAGATAAGTTGCAAGAGATTCATACATTACAGCAACAAGGTCATGTGGTCGCGATGGCCGGTGATGGTATCAATGATGCCCCTGCCCTTGCTCAAGCCGATATCGGCATTGCCATGGGTACGGGTACCGACGTTGCCATACAAAGTGCTTCTTTGACTTTGTTGAAAGGAGATCTTACTGGAATTGCCAAAGCAAAAGTACTGAGTCATAAATTGCTTCGTAACATTAAGGAAAACCTGGGTTTTGCTTTTGTCTATAATATACTCGGTATTCCATTGGCAGCCGGACTGCTATATCCATCTTTCGGAATTCTCCTGTCACCCATGATAGCAGCTGCCGCAATGAGTTTTAGTTCCGTTTCGGTTATTTTGAATTCTTTACGCTTAAATCGTGCAAAGATCGATATCGATTAA
- a CDS encoding DUF3943 domain-containing protein, whose product MFISIKQRINQRHYSLFIFIFWVLVQLGNIGPSKAALLPARDSLMNSDSLFRATSVEKNHLFHREQPKPWNNHRINVKQTDSLFDYQKKNFLRAGIEWFSIQAIPASVNYFIRKDPVSHISFKNFFSHLKLSAWTWDDNLFATNQMAHPYHGQFYFNSFRSNNYSFLQSTAATVAGSYIWETAGETEPPSINDIINTSFGGTILGEMTHRLSHHILSRPSLTKGQRNKKELLAMLINPINGLNRLLDGRWGDKVKGAVIDSSLVHTEVELGLRRFDAKEHDILNKGKNDVYARIKLIYTNNDIDKKKPFDDFFLNLELGSDDSSIVNAVNVYASLYGNRILSNLTGRHRGIVSAHFDFLRNEAFYYGSQSINYNVFSNFNIGSHTKLTTILGGGPVVLAAVPDPYLHFGESRTYDYGPGADVRASATLSTLNRFKFGVDYRGGYFVTISGNKSHHFLHTASTSASMRIWKNFGVNLYSGYFRLEGRYQDHNNVNKDYPFVRIALAYNSEY is encoded by the coding sequence ATGTTCATTTCGATCAAACAACGCATTAACCAACGTCACTATAGTCTCTTTATATTTATCTTTTGGGTGCTTGTCCAGCTCGGGAATATAGGGCCAAGTAAGGCAGCACTCCTTCCAGCAAGAGACTCTTTAATGAATTCAGATAGCCTATTTCGAGCGACATCAGTCGAAAAAAATCACTTGTTCCACCGCGAGCAGCCAAAACCATGGAACAATCATCGTATCAATGTAAAACAAACAGACAGTCTATTTGATTACCAAAAAAAGAACTTCTTAAGGGCGGGAATTGAGTGGTTCTCCATCCAGGCTATTCCTGCCTCGGTTAATTACTTCATTCGAAAAGATCCTGTTTCCCATATTTCCTTTAAAAACTTCTTTAGCCATTTAAAACTGTCTGCCTGGACCTGGGACGACAATCTTTTTGCAACGAATCAAATGGCGCACCCTTATCACGGTCAGTTTTATTTCAATTCCTTCCGATCCAACAACTATAGTTTTCTACAATCAACAGCTGCAACCGTAGCTGGTAGCTATATCTGGGAAACTGCAGGTGAAACCGAACCCCCATCCATCAATGATATCATCAACACAAGCTTTGGGGGTACTATTTTAGGTGAAATGACCCATAGACTATCGCATCATATTCTTTCACGACCAAGCCTAACTAAAGGACAACGTAATAAAAAAGAACTACTGGCCATGCTGATCAATCCGATAAACGGACTCAACCGACTGCTCGATGGGCGCTGGGGAGATAAGGTCAAGGGAGCTGTTATCGACAGTTCTTTAGTGCACACCGAAGTTGAATTGGGGCTAAGACGGTTTGATGCCAAAGAACATGACATCTTAAATAAAGGAAAGAATGACGTATATGCACGTATCAAACTGATTTACACCAACAATGATATAGACAAAAAGAAACCCTTTGATGACTTCTTCCTCAATTTGGAACTCGGATCAGATGATAGTTCCATTGTCAATGCGGTCAATGTCTATGCTTCGCTATATGGAAACCGTATTCTCTCCAATTTAACAGGACGCCACCGTGGTATTGTGTCTGCACATTTCGACTTTCTGCGCAATGAAGCTTTTTATTACGGATCCCAGAGCATCAATTACAATGTCTTTTCAAACTTCAATATTGGTAGCCATACCAAGCTGACAACCATTCTTGGTGGTGGTCCGGTGGTATTGGCCGCTGTACCCGATCCCTACCTCCATTTTGGTGAAAGCCGCACATACGATTACGGACCCGGAGCTGATGTTAGGGCTTCGGCTACATTGAGCACATTGAACCGCTTTAAATTTGGTGTAGATTATCGTGGTGGATATTTTGTCACAATCAGTGGTAACAAATCCCACCATTTTCTTCATACGGCATCCACGAGTGCTTCAATGCGTATCTGGAAGAACTTTGGCGTCAACCTTTACTCTGGTTACTTTAGATTGGAAGGTCGTTATCAAGACCATAACAACGTAAACAAAGACTATCCTTTTGTCCGGATAGCCCTAGCCTACAACTCTGAATATTAG
- the fbp gene encoding class 1 fructose-bisphosphatase, whose translation MSGITTLGQFIIEKQADFPYAKGELSRLLRDIGIAAKIVNREVNKAGLVDILGDAGQVNVQGEGQKKLDVYADEQFIKALQSGGECCVVASEEHENPVYIQSGVSKNAKYIVCIDPLDGSSNIDVNVSVGTIFSIYRRISDTGVSCNSNDILQHGTKQVAAGYVIYGSSTMLVYTTGKGVNGFTLDPSIGEFCLSHPDMKIPASGQIYSINEGNYSKFPNGVKQYIKYCQMEDSATQRPYASRYIGSMVADIHRNLLKGGIFLYPTTSAHPNGKLRLMYECNPIAFIIEQAGGKASNGSQRILDIEPKTLHQRSAAFLGNTDMVELLEDFLKKYSD comes from the coding sequence ATGAGTGGTATAACTACACTAGGTCAATTTATCATTGAAAAACAGGCCGATTTTCCATATGCCAAAGGGGAACTTTCTAGACTCTTGCGCGATATTGGAATTGCGGCAAAAATTGTAAATAGAGAGGTAAATAAAGCGGGATTGGTTGATATTTTAGGCGATGCAGGACAGGTTAATGTGCAGGGCGAGGGACAAAAGAAACTGGATGTTTACGCTGATGAACAGTTTATCAAAGCACTTCAAAGTGGGGGCGAATGCTGTGTAGTTGCCTCAGAGGAGCATGAAAATCCAGTTTACATCCAATCAGGGGTTTCCAAAAATGCCAAATATATTGTGTGTATTGACCCCCTGGATGGCTCAAGCAATATTGATGTCAACGTATCTGTGGGGACTATTTTTTCCATTTATCGACGAATTTCTGATACGGGTGTTTCTTGTAATAGCAATGATATTTTACAACATGGAACGAAACAGGTCGCTGCAGGTTATGTGATCTATGGTAGTTCAACCATGTTGGTGTATACAACCGGAAAGGGCGTAAACGGATTCACATTGGATCCATCGATCGGCGAGTTTTGTTTATCCCATCCCGACATGAAAATTCCGGCTTCGGGCCAAATTTATTCAATTAACGAGGGAAATTATTCCAAATTTCCAAACGGCGTCAAGCAATATATCAAATATTGCCAAATGGAAGACAGTGCAACGCAACGCCCCTATGCGTCACGGTATATCGGCTCAATGGTCGCCGATATACACCGCAATCTCCTCAAAGGGGGCATTTTTCTTTATCCAACGACTTCTGCACACCCTAATGGGAAACTGAGATTGATGTATGAGTGCAATCCAATCGCTTTTATTATCGAGCAGGCCGGAGGTAAAGCTTCGAATGGATCTCAGCGTATACTAGATATTGAGCCAAAAACTTTGCACCAACGATCAGCAGCTTTTTTGGGCAATACCGATATGGTTGAATTGCTGGAAGATTTTCTGAAAAAATACAGTGATTGA
- a CDS encoding L,D-transpeptidase family protein gives MLRFLVFISVVFFSCKDNPPTYGDVLAKEFENKSYKDFDTAAYVKVFRDVYAKEKSQLVNSSWMKELSDSTEGMTLIAEHLFDGSIDTMITYFERSEEHGIRTSYFHTAAIKETLFSLRKLKGKDVAEVYPLLAKLDLLSTDGLVAYISSIKYGVVNPKRLYGRYFVPQKRMSYGKVVNLLDSVKIGNVLADIQPKNQYYARFQDLLENGNLNSAQRSQVLMVLEKLRWMGDAFPEKYVFVNIPEQRLHIMEDGKTSQLMNVCVGETDNPAYTRKGENHETPVMQGMLDAMQVNPVWNIPSSIVKKELLASVRNNPNYLASRNMVAYYKGKQVDPTTVNWNSDSVENFRFKQNPGSDNSLGNVKFLFENPYSIYLHDTPAKQMFGQSNRAVSHGCVRVEKPVDLASYLVNNEKQAEKIAKEITTDSISKSRWVTLKRQMPVYITYYTTWLDDEGKIVTYPDIYGYDPRLKEALKKYWTN, from the coding sequence ATGTTACGATTTTTAGTTTTTATTTCAGTAGTATTTTTTTCTTGTAAAGATAACCCTCCAACTTATGGCGATGTGCTGGCGAAGGAGTTTGAAAATAAGTCCTATAAGGATTTTGACACAGCTGCTTACGTAAAAGTCTTCCGTGACGTGTATGCTAAGGAAAAATCCCAATTGGTTAATTCGAGCTGGATGAAGGAATTATCGGATTCTACTGAAGGGATGACTTTAATTGCCGAACATCTCTTTGATGGTAGTATCGATACTATGATTACTTACTTCGAGCGAAGTGAAGAGCATGGTATTCGGACCAGTTATTTCCATACGGCTGCGATTAAGGAAACGTTGTTTTCGCTTCGAAAACTGAAGGGCAAAGATGTTGCCGAAGTTTATCCTTTATTGGCGAAGCTTGACTTATTGAGCACTGATGGACTCGTGGCTTATATCAGCAGTATCAAATATGGTGTGGTCAATCCCAAACGCCTTTATGGAAGGTATTTCGTTCCTCAAAAACGTATGAGCTATGGCAAAGTTGTCAACTTATTGGACAGCGTGAAAATCGGAAACGTCTTGGCCGATATACAGCCTAAAAATCAATATTATGCTAGATTTCAAGATTTGTTGGAAAATGGGAATCTAAACAGTGCACAACGAAGCCAGGTGTTAATGGTATTGGAAAAATTGCGCTGGATGGGGGATGCTTTTCCGGAGAAATATGTATTTGTGAACATACCTGAACAGCGTTTACATATCATGGAAGATGGGAAGACAAGCCAACTGATGAATGTGTGTGTGGGTGAAACAGACAATCCGGCATATACGCGGAAAGGTGAGAACCATGAGACGCCTGTGATGCAGGGGATGTTGGATGCCATGCAAGTTAATCCGGTATGGAATATTCCAAGCAGTATTGTTAAGAAAGAATTATTGGCAAGTGTTCGGAATAATCCAAACTATTTGGCGTCGCGCAATATGGTGGCTTATTACAAAGGTAAACAAGTGGATCCTACAACTGTCAATTGGAATTCGGATTCTGTGGAGAATTTTCGTTTCAAACAGAATCCCGGTTCGGATAATTCATTGGGGAATGTAAAGTTCCTGTTCGAGAATCCCTATTCTATTTATCTACATGATACGCCGGCAAAACAAATGTTTGGGCAAAGCAACCGGGCGGTCAGCCATGGTTGTGTGCGTGTAGAAAAACCTGTGGATTTGGCGTCTTATCTTGTCAATAATGAAAAACAGGCCGAAAAAATTGCGAAAGAAATTACGACAGATTCCATTTCAAAGTCTCGCTGGGTAACACTAAAACGGCAGATGCCAGTTTATATCACGTATTATACAACTTGGTTGGATGACGAAGGTAAAATTGTTACTTATCCGGATATATACGGGTACGACCCGCGTTTAAAGGAAGCGTTAAAGAAGTATTGGACAAATTGA
- a CDS encoding methyltransferase domain-containing protein, which translates to MDSSLLDENYWDERYKTKSTGWDIGYASPAIINYAAGSIAKDAAILIPGCGNAYEAKALLAMGFSQITLLDIAPTLVAKVRREFENSPNIQIVCQDFFEHQGQYDYIIEQTFFCALDPLLRPNYVQQMHTLLKQQGILMGLLFKREFAQQGPPFGGDQTEYQHLFKSKFDILHLTDSTNSIPQRQGNELFFELRKKLSTCPA; encoded by the coding sequence ATGGATTCTTCACTATTGGATGAGAACTATTGGGATGAACGTTATAAGACCAAATCGACAGGCTGGGATATTGGCTATGCATCCCCTGCAATCATCAACTATGCAGCGGGGTCTATTGCTAAAGATGCGGCGATTTTAATTCCCGGTTGTGGAAATGCTTACGAGGCGAAGGCTCTCCTCGCCATGGGGTTCAGTCAAATTACCTTACTTGATATCGCCCCAACACTCGTTGCAAAGGTAAGAAGGGAATTCGAAAATAGCCCAAACATCCAAATTGTATGTCAAGATTTCTTTGAGCATCAAGGCCAGTACGACTATATTATTGAGCAAACCTTTTTTTGCGCGCTAGATCCCTTGTTACGCCCCAACTATGTACAACAAATGCATACTTTGCTCAAGCAGCAAGGTATATTGATGGGTTTATTGTTTAAACGGGAATTTGCGCAGCAAGGCCCACCTTTCGGTGGAGATCAAACAGAATACCAACACTTATTCAAATCTAAGTTTGACATTTTACACCTGACAGATTCCACCAATAGTATTCCCCAAAGACAGGGAAATGAACTGTTTTTTGAGCTGCGCAAAAAATTGTCTACTTGTCCGGCATAA
- a CDS encoding glucose-1-phosphate adenylyltransferase, which translates to MIHKVVSLVLGGGRGSRLFPLTQQRSKPAVPIAGKYRLVDIPISNCLNSGYNKIFVLTQFNSASLNTHIKNSYNFSIFSKGFVDILAAEQTNEGDRWFEGTADAVRRTQKHLLNVDYDYILVLSGDQLYQMDYSKLIDFHVENGGDVTIATIPVNGKDATGFGILKANEANEITAFVEKPDKDEVLNWTSEVSAVLHKQGRHYLASMGIYVFSKNILRNLLIANPGMDFGKEIIPDAIEALRVLSYQFDGYWTDIGTIKSFFDANIGLTDDIPDFNLFNETVYTRARMLPPSKISGTTLNNTVIADGCILNGDKLERSVIGIRSRIGEGTVIKSTYMMGTDYYEQLEEVLELGNTQKPPPVGVGKRCYIENAILDKNCRIGDDVRIIGGPGLNDGDFDTHMICDGIVVVKKDAVIANGVTIGL; encoded by the coding sequence ATGATACACAAAGTAGTTTCCCTTGTATTGGGAGGAGGTCGAGGGTCGCGCCTTTTCCCATTGACGCAACAGCGTTCGAAACCAGCGGTTCCAATAGCTGGAAAATACCGTTTGGTCGATATTCCGATTTCGAACTGTTTGAATTCAGGCTATAATAAGATCTTCGTACTGACGCAGTTCAATTCAGCCTCTTTGAACACACACATCAAAAATTCTTACAATTTCAGCATTTTCAGTAAGGGCTTTGTCGACATCTTGGCTGCAGAGCAGACCAATGAGGGCGATCGTTGGTTTGAGGGGACAGCCGATGCGGTAAGACGAACGCAGAAGCATCTCCTGAATGTCGATTACGACTACATTCTTGTATTGTCCGGTGATCAATTATACCAAATGGATTATTCAAAGCTGATTGATTTCCATGTTGAAAATGGAGGCGATGTTACCATCGCTACGATACCAGTCAATGGTAAAGATGCTACGGGATTTGGTATTTTAAAAGCGAACGAAGCGAATGAAATCACTGCCTTTGTCGAAAAGCCCGATAAGGATGAAGTATTAAATTGGACCTCAGAGGTTTCAGCGGTTTTGCATAAACAGGGAAGGCATTATTTGGCATCCATGGGCATTTATGTTTTCTCGAAAAACATATTGCGCAACCTTTTGATCGCCAACCCGGGGATGGATTTTGGTAAAGAAATTATACCTGATGCTATCGAAGCACTTCGGGTATTGAGCTATCAATTTGATGGGTATTGGACCGATATCGGGACCATCAAATCATTTTTTGATGCCAATATCGGATTGACAGATGATATTCCGGACTTCAATTTGTTTAATGAAACCGTGTATACACGTGCGCGGATGCTCCCGCCTTCGAAAATTTCGGGTACAACGTTAAATAATACGGTAATTGCCGATGGATGTATTTTAAATGGCGATAAACTGGAGAGGTCCGTTATTGGGATACGTTCCCGTATTGGTGAAGGAACGGTTATTAAATCGACCTACATGATGGGAACTGATTACTATGAGCAGTTGGAAGAAGTATTGGAATTGGGAAATACACAAAAGCCACCACCGGTAGGTGTAGGTAAACGTTGTTATATCGAAAATGCAATCTTGGATAAGAACTGCCGAATTGGAGATGACGTTCGTATCATTGGTGGACCTGGTTTGAATGATGGTGATTTTGATACGCATATGATCTGTGATGGGATTGTTGTTGTGAAAAAAGATGCGGTCATTGCCAATGGCGTGACGATAGGACTTTGA
- a CDS encoding SulP family inorganic anion transporter, with the protein MNNTFEIFNIKSINLKNELFAGLTVAMTMIPESLSFAILAGLPPLTGLYAAFLMGLITSVLGGRPGMVSGGAGATVVVLMALAASHGIDYLFAAVVLAGLLQFLVGLFKWGKFVRLIPQPVMYGFLNGLAIIIFMAQVVQFKENTGSGVEWMSGSTLYIMGGLTLLTMLIVIGFPRITKAVPASLVAILVVFGLVSLLGIDTKKVVDIASVSGTLPHLHLPNVPLSWETLQLIFPYSLVMAGVGLVESLLTLNMVDEITASKGNANRESMAQGVANAINGFFGGMGGCAMVAQTLVNLNAGARTRLSSFIGAMTILVIILVGAPFIEQIPMAALVGVMMMVAIGTFQWVSLRIVNKFPKSDIFVGILVAAITVVLHNLALAVLIGVVVSALVFAWDNAKRIRARKYLDAEGIKHYEIYGPLFFGSTANFLDKFDVLEDPDRVILDFKESRVVDMSAVDALNKITERYAAQGKKIELWHLSEDCRSLLKDAADIVKVNIVEDPTYRVMPDK; encoded by the coding sequence ATGAACAATACCTTTGAAATATTCAATATAAAATCGATCAATCTTAAGAATGAGTTGTTTGCAGGATTAACGGTCGCGATGACGATGATTCCGGAATCACTTTCGTTTGCTATTTTGGCTGGATTACCGCCTTTAACGGGACTCTACGCAGCATTTTTAATGGGTTTGATTACTTCCGTTTTGGGAGGCAGGCCAGGGATGGTCTCTGGAGGTGCTGGTGCAACAGTGGTTGTTTTAATGGCCCTGGCGGCAAGTCACGGTATTGATTATCTTTTTGCTGCTGTCGTCTTGGCGGGGCTTCTACAATTTTTGGTCGGACTTTTTAAATGGGGGAAATTTGTACGCTTAATTCCGCAGCCTGTGATGTACGGTTTTTTAAACGGACTGGCCATCATTATTTTTATGGCGCAAGTGGTCCAATTTAAAGAGAATACAGGATCGGGGGTGGAGTGGATGTCGGGAAGTACCTTATACATCATGGGGGGACTCACTCTACTGACGATGTTGATCGTGATTGGATTTCCTCGGATCACAAAGGCAGTCCCGGCCTCTTTAGTCGCTATTCTCGTTGTGTTTGGCTTGGTTTCTCTTTTAGGAATTGATACCAAAAAAGTAGTAGATATAGCCTCTGTCAGTGGGACATTACCCCATTTACATTTACCCAATGTACCCCTGAGCTGGGAAACATTGCAACTGATTTTTCCGTATTCGTTGGTGATGGCCGGAGTAGGGTTGGTGGAATCGCTTTTGACACTAAATATGGTGGACGAAATAACCGCGAGCAAAGGAAATGCAAACCGCGAATCCATGGCGCAGGGGGTAGCCAATGCAATCAATGGATTTTTTGGAGGAATGGGTGGATGTGCCATGGTTGCTCAAACACTGGTCAATTTAAATGCTGGTGCACGCACGCGGCTCTCTTCTTTTATTGGAGCCATGACCATCTTAGTGATTATTTTGGTAGGTGCTCCTTTCATTGAGCAGATACCAATGGCAGCGCTGGTCGGTGTGATGATGATGGTGGCAATAGGTACCTTCCAATGGGTGAGCTTGCGTATTGTCAATAAATTTCCGAAATCTGATATTTTTGTTGGTATTCTTGTCGCAGCGATTACGGTGGTTTTACATAATTTGGCACTTGCGGTGCTGATTGGTGTCGTGGTATCCGCACTTGTATTTGCCTGGGACAATGCGAAGCGCATTCGAGCAAGAAAATATTTGGATGCCGAGGGCATCAAGCATTATGAAATTTATGGACCTCTTTTCTTTGGTTCGACAGCTAACTTCTTGGATAAATTTGATGTTTTGGAAGATCCCGACCGTGTGATTTTAGATTTTAAGGAGAGTCGTGTGGTGGATATGTCCGCTGTGGATGCCCTCAACAAAATTACCGAACGCTATGCTGCACAAGGGAAAAAGATCGAATTGTGGCACCTCAGTGAGGATTGTCGCTCACTGCTAAAAGATGCAGCAGACATTGTGAAGGTCAATATCGTGGAAGATCCCACTTATCGGGTTATGCCGGACAAGTAG